Within the Mycobacterium gordonae genome, the region CGGTGGACGGGGCGCGAATTCCGGGCGTCCACAGCGCCGGCCCAGAGCTGACCGCATTGACCGGTGAGCGACCGGGGACACCGGTAGTCGAACCGCTGCCCGCGACCCAACATCAGCAGACGCCGCTCGAGTCGTCGGCGACCGGCGCCGATCACTCCGGCCAGGGTGGCGGCGTGCGGCTTGGCGATGTCGACGTGCCGTTGAATCTCGGTCCACCCCATCACGACCCAGTCCCTCTGAGCCACAACGGATTCAGCGATGCAGCTGCCACGGCCTCACCGTCCACCGTCGCTCCGGGCGGTCACGCCGCGTCCGTGCCGCCGAGCTCACCCGCGGCGCATGCGGCCGGCCACGCCGACCCATCGGCAGGCGGCCCCCTCGTTCCAGCCGCTCGCGCCGGCGTTTCCGACGTCGCACCTGCTGCGCGCGGACACGACGCTGCGGGGCTCAGAGAGGTCGCCGACGCACCGGTGCGCGGCGCAGAGGCGCCGGCTGGTGCCAGTGTCGCCGCGCCGAGTCACGAATTAGCCAGAGCGACAACATCTCTGCGCGAAGTACCGGCGTCGCGTGACACACCGCAGCCACGTGACCTGCCCCCGCCGCACGACGCCCAGCCAGCACGCGAGGCGCAACCGGGCCGGGAGGCGCTGCCGCGACGCGACGCTGCGCCCCTCGGAGACGGGCAAGCGCCCCGCGATGCCCGATCGTCAACACCACCACAGCGTTCCCGCGAAGCCGCCGCCGATCCGGGCGAGAGGCCGCGTTCATCCGTACCGGAAAGCCGCCATGCGCGGGAGGCGCAAGCCGACAACGTCCGGCGGGCGAAATCCGCGGCCGGTAGCCGCAAAGACGAAGCCGGACAGCTCCATAACCAGCTCGAACCCGTCCCGCCGCAGCCTGGCGACGTCACTTTGGCGGCCGTCCCGAGCCCCGTTCTTCCCGACGGCAGCCAGCCTCGTCCGACGGCGGCCGACACCGTCCGGGCGCCAAATCACCGCAGCGGACCACAGGATCCAGCAACAGACCCGCCGCCCGGCCGTCCCGACCCCGACACAGGACACGACGACCTCCCGCCACCCGGACCCGGTCCCTTCGACCCGACGGGCTTCGACAACCCGGCCGACCACCGCAACTTCGGGCCGCACGAGCTCGCACCGTTGGAAGACCCGATGCACCAGGCCGTTCTCGAACGGGCGCTGCGGGATCCGAGCGGCGGCTACGAGTCGGGCGCTGACCCGCGCACCAATGCCTACGGCGGCTTGGTCAATGACGGCGGCCCGACCGTCGACGGGCGCGCCAACAATTGTGTGGATTCCTCGCTGGCCGCGCTGGCGTCGTTCTACGGGGAGCCGACGGTATCGGTTCCCCGATTCCTCGACCAGCTCCCCGACGGAACGATCGACCTGACGAGCGGAGAAGCCAGTGGACTGGCCCGCGCCCGGGCCTGGTTCGGCGACGATCTGCACCTGTCCGATCAAAACCTTTCCGTGCGCCAGCAGTTCGCCGATCTGCACCAGCAGATCGCGCAGCTGGGACCGGGCGCGTCGGCACTGGTGGTCAACGACTGGCAGGCACGCGATGCCGCCGGAAATCTGATGTACCACCCTGACGGGGCTCCGGTGCTCGACGGAGCGCACGCCACCGTGATCGTCTACCCGCACGGGGCCTCCGGCCCGGTCTGGTGGGACCCGCAGCACAGCCTCACCAGCGATCATCCGCCCGCCATGCTCGTCAACGAATCCGCGTACCTGTGGTCCACGCCGATCGCCGCCGGTCACTTCGGACCCACACCCCACCAAGGAGGCCGAGATGGTGCAGCTCGCGACCGAGGAACAAGCACTGGCATACCTGGCTCAGATCTTCCCCGACCGCACCTTTCGGGTGATCCAGTTCGAAATGGGTTGGGTCGGTTCGCCGATCCTGACGGAGGACGGCGCCGGGAGCCGGGCGGTGGGCCAGGCGAAGCTGGTGATCGACTCGGAGACCGGGATCGTGACCACGCACTCGAGCCTGCCGACCAACGTGGTGGCCGAGACCTACACGATGGCCAAGCGATCCGGCCGGCCGGTGGGAAATCAGATCTACCCACACCAGTGGAAGATCACCCTGCGGCGCACCCGGGAAGACTCCGAGACCATCGACTACCAGATGACTGCGGTATCGCTGAGGCAGCCGCCCGAACCCACGCAGGAGCACCTGCTGACCATCAACAAGCAGACCTACATGCACGAGCCGAGGGACGTACTGTCCAGGGTGGCTATGTCCCGCGCCGCATGGATGAGTCAGCAGAACCAGGGAGCCTGGCCCGACGAAGCGACGGCGGTGCGCTAGCGGACGACGGTGTCACACCCGAATACGGAGACAGCCAAGCGGATTCACGTCGCGATTCGGTATTCGATCACAGTGATCCCGGCGATCGGGGACGTGCGGTGGCGTCCCACCCCGACCCTGATCACTCCCGAGGAGTAGCGAATGACAGTTTATGGAAACGGATTCCGCCGGTCAGTCCGGACGAGCTGCGGCATCACCTGGCGGACAAACTCTTCGGGGAACAACGGGCTAGGGATAACGCAACGTGGTGGCGCCAACTCAGCGGTGAGCAGCAGCGCGCGCTGATCGATTCCTATCCTCGTGAGATCGGCAACGCCGAAGGCATTCCGGCGTGGGCACGCAGCGAGGCCAACCAGCACGAGCTTTCGCGGTTGCGCGACGAGTTGCGTTCCCGCGCAGACGCCGGCGAGCGCCTGAGCCGACGAGAAGCCAAAGAACTCAGACGATACGACGGACTTCGCGCGGCGCTGAAAGATGCCAGGGTTAAAGCGGCACGGCTGGGGGGCGACGTCCACGTGCTGGCTTTCGACCCGCGCGCGTTCGGTGGCGATGGCCGGATGGTTGTCAGCGTCGGCCACGACCCCTCGCACGCCGACGCTGTCTCGTGGCATGTACCGGGCTACACGACGACCATCGACAAGATCGGACTGAACCTCGACAATGCGCTGAATCATCTCGAGTCGGTTCTCAGGCAGGATCCCGCGGCGCGGGTCGCGTCCATCGCGTGGATCGGCTACGACTCACCACAAGGCATGTTCAAAGGCGTCTGGGACGTCATGCACACGAAGTTAGCCAGCACCGGCGGCGAGATTCTGCATGGTGACCTCGCCGCGTTCAACGCCGGCCGGGACGCCTTCGCCGGTGACGGCAGCGCGTTCTGCAGCAACGATGTTTTCGGGCACTCCTACGGGTCGACCACAACCAGCTTCGCAGCGAGAGGCGGTGGTTTGACGACCCATGTGCGCAGCGTGACGCTGCTGGGTTCGCCGGGCGCCGGACCGCTGCGGCACGCCTCGGAATTCGGGGTTGGCGACCAGGTTTTCGTGGCGTCGTCGTCGCGTGATTTCGTCACCACGTTCGGCGGGCGCACGTTCCACCCGGGCGGCGGCTGGTTGTTCGGCCGCCTAGGTATGGACCCCGCGATGCAGGCATTCGGCGCCACCCGGGTCACGGCTGAATTCCCACACTATCTGGACCTCTTGGGCGCTGACGGCACCACAGCGACGCACACCGCGTACTACTGGTTCGATCCGCGGCTGCCGGAAACACCGACGGAATCGCTGGCCAACTTCGGCCGTATCGGCGCCGGTGGGTTCGACCGGGTGCACATCGAGGGCAATCGTTTCGAAGGGAGTGGCCTGCGTCCCACCGAACCTGCACTGAGCCGCCCGTTGGAGAATCACCCCGACGACCCGGCACAGCTGCGCCGCCGAATGTGGGATCCGCCATGGCATTCCGAGGGCGGCGATCACCGGGTTCCGCAACCTGAAGGTGACGGTGGCACCACCGACGACCGGCGCTGTGCGCATGGCGTCAACGAATTCCTGGCCCATCGCTACGGCCGTGACGTCCCGGCTCTCGGCGAGCCGGGACCGTCGGGGGTGCCCGCCCGCAAGCTGTTTCAGACCTGGGGTGCGGAGTCGCGCTTCGCCAGCTACGCAGAAGTGCACGACACGCTGCTGCGCCACGGGGACGGGGCTTCCGCGGTCCTGGCATCGCAGTGGGCGGCCGGTCCCCGACAAGGTGGGCACGCGTATGTCGCGGTAAACGAAGGCGGCACGGTGCATCTCTACGAGCGGGTCGGTGACCGCTACGAGCCGTTGGGTTGGCCACCGCTGTGGGGCGAGCGAGCGGTCCAGGCCACCGCGGTGGGCTACCTCGACCGGAAGGGAAACGCGCTCGATCCGCTCGACGGCCGGCCCGGCCAACTCGAGGCGGCCGATGCCGTGGGCGACGTCGCGGGTGAACTCCCGCACGGCAGTCCGTTGACCGATGAACAGCGCGATGCCATCTTGAGTATCCCCAAGGGTGAGCGTCCCGATCCGGCGCAGTATCTGCCAGCCGAATTCATCGAGCAGCATCTGGCGAGGTTCGACGACGGCGCGAGCCGCTACATGGTGCTGGACAATCTCAATGCCTTCGGAATAGGACAGCGAGACGGCACCACGTTCGTATTCCCATCAAGTGAATTGGATTCCCTGACCGCCACGACCGAAAACGACCTCCGATTACTAGAGCAAGCGCTGGGTCTGCCGGCCAATTATTTCGACGCGTACGAAATAGTTCGGGTAGACATCTCCGAACCTGCGACCTACGGCTTACGCATGCCGTCCGGAAACGAAGCGGGAGCCAACAACCAGTGGCTGCCCGGTGGGTTTCTGCCTAAAGGCATGCCGGAGGCGGTAATTGATGGCGGAGCAGTATCTCCGGATGACTACACTGTCACGAGAGTTTCAGGGCGAGCAGAAAGGCGCGAATGAAATTCATCAATACATATCTATCCAAAGAGCACCGCTATTGGTTGGGTACCGAGTCCGACTCCGGCAGCCATTTCGCTGCTATTCCGGTGAGCAACCAGATGGTGGACTACATCGAGTCCTACAGAATCACCCCGGCTGAGTATGAGGCGTTTCTGCACGACGAGGCGGCGGCGCTGGAGTTCGTCGAATCCTGCCGACGGCGCGAGCAGGACGACCGGCTGTTTATGCCACCCGGGGCCGACCGCGGAACACCGACCTAGGAGGACGCGCTGATGGTATGTCCGTCCGGACGAGCCCGGTCAGCCCGGCTCACCGCAGCAGCATCCTGGTGCCCATGAACGCCGCCGAGGCCGTGGCCGCGGTTACCGAGCACATCCGTCGTGCGGGAATCGACTATCCGACAACGGGTTTGACGGCTGACCGCTTCGAGGCCGGCTGGTCGGTCTATGCGCCGGTTAACGTCGACACCGGTGATCCGGCGGCTTTTCTCGATATGCCGGTGGGCCGGGCGGTGTTCCTGATCGGCGACAGCGGCCGGATCGAGGAGGCGTCGACGTCGACGCCACCACGGATCGCGCAGCAACAATTCGCCGAACACGAACGCGTAGCGCATTCGGCTGCGGCAGAAGTGGACTCCGGTCCGCTGCTCGCCGAACTCGCCGACTCTTTCGACCGGGCTTCGAAAGGTCGACAGGTCGCCACCGGGTACACCGTGCTCGACGGTCCCGCACCCGATGCGGATTTGGCCCGCCACGACGAGCAGATCAGCGAGCGGGCATCCGCAATGCTCGATCCGATCGCCCGGGAAGTCGCCCTCCTGGGTCCCCCCGGTTGGCAAGAGTTCAGTGCGGTCTTCGCCTTGACGATCCGGGCCGGATCCGCCGACTGCGCGTTCGCAACCCGCGCCGGCTGGCAACCGGTCCATGTTCCACGCTCGGTGATGGACTTGGTGCGCACTCAACGCGAGGTCAGCGCCCAGATGTCGGCGGGACCCTGGTGGCGGTTGATGCTCACGGTCAACAACCAGGGCCAGCTTCGCGCCGATTACGACTATGGTGAGCAACCTTTCCCCGCAGGCCAATTACAGCCCGCACAGAACTACCGCGACGACATCGCCGCCTTCCCCCGTCCACTGGTGCCGGTCTGGCTGGCCGGCTATCTGGCCGGACCCGCCGCACAGGGCCGAACACCGGCGCAGGCTTCCGCCGCCGCGGCAGCCGACGCCAGCATCGGCCGTCATCCCACGGAGACCGATGACATCGAGCCCTTGCCCGAGACGTGGTCCCGCTGGGCGACCTTGGCTGCGATCTACATCGGGGCGCACTCGGTATGGGGTCCGCGGATCTCCCCGGGGCTGGCGTCCTACGAATCCGACGCCCGGAGCGGGTCAAGCCTGTTCGTGCTGCCGGGGAACCGAGCGGTGCTGTCCGGAGGGCGTTGGAACTCACCCCTGCTCATCGCGGCCTACCACCAGCGCGCGGGACTGCCCGATCTGTACTGCGGCGCGCCGGCCTGGGTCAATGACTCGGCATTGAACACCCGCAACCAGAACGGCCTGCTCAGCTTCTGCTACTGGTGGGATGGCAAGCGATGGTGCCGCGGCGCCACGGACACGTTCGACGAACTCGACGACCCGCTGCCGGCGATCTGGACACCCGAGGAAACCGTTGCCGCGATGACCACTGTGTTAGGTCCGGGCCTCGAGGATGCCTGCCACCACCTGCTGGCAGCCGCAGCCCGCCGCACCGTGACTCCGGCTGACCTCGCGGCGGTTTTCACTCACTTCCCAGACCCTGATCTGGGCAACGGATTCGACCAGCTCCGCCAGGCCGGCCTGACTCGATGAACGGCACGCTCGACACCGCCCTCACCATCGCCTTGTTCGTCATCGCCGCGCCGATCATCGCGTTCTTCGGTGTCACCGGCTTCGTCGCGTTCGGGGTGGAAGTGGAACCCGCCCCGGCGCAACCGTGGCGGCTCGACCGAGTGCTGATCGTGGCCGGGCAAGTGCTGCCGCCGCTCTTGCTGGCCGGGCCGTACCTCGCCGCGGTCTTGCTGACCGCCCGCGCCTCCGGACCGACGTTCTATTTCCCGCTGACCGCGGTGGTCGCCGGCCTTGCCACTTCAAATCTCGCCCTACGCACCCTGAGCGCACAGGTGCGCCGCACCCGCGCAGGCAAGCCGACCGCGCAGGACGTGCTGTTCGAGCAGCGGCGCGACGCCGAACAACGGCGGCGTTCCCGCGCGGCGCCCACCGGCGAGGATCAGGCGGGCGATGCGGTGAATCGTGGTGACGAATGACGGGCCGCTCGCCGGTAGCGCCGTCGGCCCGGTTTCCGCTGATTACTGCCACTGGGGTGCCTTATCCTGGCAAACACGAACTACAGGCCACTTGGAGTGGTTAGGGGGAGCCAGCCGATCCGCTGTCGGTCGGATCCGCTGACGATCAACAGACGCCACCGGAGGAGACGTCATGTCAATCGAGACACCACCGCCGCCCGATGAGTTGAGCGGTCCGCGGCAGCAACTCCGTCAGTGGGCGCAGAACGTCCCCGAGGACTTCCTCAAGATCGATCCGTCGTTCCTCAACGAATGGTTGGGCGGCATCAATTCGTTGGTGCTCGCCATAGACGCCCAGGTGGCCGCCGCCGGCAACTTGCGCATCAACGAGGGCGTCGTCGGAAAATTCGTCTCCGCGACGGCCACTGCGAGCGCGCTGAACAGCTCTGGCGATGCTATTCGACAACGACTGGCCGAATACCAGCAGTTCGCGAATGCGCTCAAAGAGTTCTCTCTGGCCGCACACCACGCGCTCGTCGCGACAGACGGCCAATAACGACGATGCAGCCGCCGTGGGGAACGCGGAGAACCCTCGATGTCACCTGATCCACCGCCGCTCGACTGGGATATAGACCCGCACCAGGACCCTTATCACGGTGATCCCATCGGCAACGAAGACGTGACGATTCCGCACCTCAACGATTCAGCGATCGGGAAGACTCTGTTCGCCAGGCTCAGCGATCGGGAAAGCACCCCCACGGCCGGCCTGACCACCAAGGGTGTCCCGCTGGAGTACATCGCGGACTTCTTCGACGGCTACCACAAGATCGTCGCCGCGGCACCAGACGTCGCGGTGCAGCACCACGAAATCTGGTCACGCATCGGCCAATCACTGCAACAGGCCAGAGATGCGTTTCAGGCCACGATCGATCGTTTGAAGAACAGTCAGAAATTCACGGGTGCGACTGCTACAGCCTTATTCCAGCACGCCGCTGATTCCCTGGGATATCTCGGATCGCTGGCCGATGCGGCACATCGTATGGACCCGCTCGTCGACGCTTTTTCGCGCGACATATCAGAAACCAGAGACTGGTTCATCTCCATGCACAACAGCATCGAGAAAGCACTCGGGAATGGCGGCGTCTACAGCAATAATCCGGCGGCTCAGGACGAGATGTACTCCTTCGTCAACGCACAAGCGCAGCGCGTGATTCAGACTTTTTACAACCCACCTATTGAATGGATCAGCCAGAGCCACCCGGACATGTCGGCGAGCGCCCCCCAGGTTGGCGGTCCGGCGGCCGGACCCCGCTCGCCCGCATTGGGTGGGTGGTCACCCGGTGGCCCATCGCCGGGCGGATCGGGTGCACCCGGCATTCCGTCCCTGTCCGGCCTACACGCGTCCGACCCGCCTCCGGGGCAACCGGACGCGCCCGCCGCCACCACGCCGACGAACGCGCTCCCCGGCCTCGACGCGGCCGCGGAGGGCGCCGGTGATGCCGCGCAAGGGGCCGGCCAACAGGCCCAGAATGCTGCCGGCCAAGCGGGCAACGCCGCCAACCAGGCATTGGGTGACCTGTCCAAAGGTGCCCGCAACGGGGCCGCCGATCTTCCCGAGGGCGTTCTCGGTCTGGGACCCCACGGTCTCAAAGGAGTCACAACCGGAGCGGGATCCGGCCGCGGAGGCGGCGGGGGCGGCGGCACGGGCGCGCATTCGCCCTCAGCAAGCAAACCGTCCGCCCAGGTCACACAGGGGACGAGGGCGGTCACGGCCGCGCAAGCATCCCGGGCGGGGGTAGGCGCTGGTGCCGGGACACCCGGTGCCGGGGCACCCGTCGCCGGGCAACGTGGCGCCGGCGCCGACAAAGAGCACAAGGCCAACAGAGCACTGCGTCACGCCAAGCACGGCGAAGAAGTGATCGGCGACGTCGAGGCCGTCGTCCCCGTGGTCGGCGGCGAAGGCCACGAGAGCGGCGCCGCGACGCCTTCCTCGCAGCGCCGACGGGAATCACCGGAATGAAGCACGTGGCCCTGAACCGCGTAGGCAGCATCGACCTGGTCGATCTGCAGGCGATCAGCGACAGCACGGGCCGCGACTTTCTGCCCTTCCCGTTCGCCCAACTGCGCCCGACCCGATTCGCCTCCTTCCAGGAGTACGCGTCGCACGCAGCGGCGGCGCCCGAGCGGCTCCGGCACGGTGACCTTCGTGATTTCCACCTGTGGTTCACCACGTACCTGAATGCCGACATCCGGGTCGAGTCTGTCGTCAGCATCGTGGGAGCACCTAGAGGACGGATACTGGCACACCGCTGCGGCCAATCGGGATTCATTGCCGCACAACGATCCGAGGACCACGTAATCGACATTTACGCGGTGCCTCCCTTCGATCTGGGGCCCGCGATCACAAGTGCGCTTGCGCTGACCGGTCCCGGGCGACACCCCAAGATCGTGATCCCCGAGTTCGTCCGCACGAAGTCACGAGGCGACGACAGCCGGGAAGTCTCTGTCCGCTCGACGGAAGCCAGCAGTGAT harbors:
- a CDS encoding toxin glutamine deamidase domain-containing protein, whose product is MGIEIPGWLRWVGDLIGEPFPEGDETACRRQADRWRHYATQLDAHKDGLAAATQTTLAGFAAGDVHNTLDQLLKPYGNSIDQIADQLRQLADAVDNVATEIEFAKEMFIANLVALAATLVALAASAWINWGAPVEAAAAIAGIELVISQAIRAAAAKVATEALSRVIAQLVTRALGSAAVNAGISAGLNAGIQGQQMVQGNRHDFDWESWRNDVASGAISGAVMGPVLKGAHDFDAGSALGNRARNFGASFVGNAGGAAAAQQALTGHVNLADALGAGAVFGAVDGARIPGVHSAGPELTALTGERPGTPVVEPLPATQHQQTPLESSATGADHSGQGGGVRLGDVDVPLNLGPPHHDPVPLSHNGFSDAAATASPSTVAPGGHAASVPPSSPAAHAAGHADPSAGGPLVPAARAGVSDVAPAARGHDAAGLREVADAPVRGAEAPAGASVAAPSHELARATTSLREVPASRDTPQPRDLPPPHDAQPAREAQPGREALPRRDAAPLGDGQAPRDARSSTPPQRSREAAADPGERPRSSVPESRHAREAQADNVRRAKSAAGSRKDEAGQLHNQLEPVPPQPGDVTLAAVPSPVLPDGSQPRPTAADTVRAPNHRSGPQDPATDPPPGRPDPDTGHDDLPPPGPGPFDPTGFDNPADHRNFGPHELAPLEDPMHQAVLERALRDPSGGYESGADPRTNAYGGLVNDGGPTVDGRANNCVDSSLAALASFYGEPTVSVPRFLDQLPDGTIDLTSGEASGLARARAWFGDDLHLSDQNLSVRQQFADLHQQIAQLGPGASALVVNDWQARDAAGNLMYHPDGAPVLDGAHATVIVYPHGASGPVWWDPQHSLTSDHPPAMLVNESAYLWSTPIAAGHFGPTPHQGGRDGAARDRGTSTGIPGSDLPRPHLSGDPVRNGLGRFADPDGGRRREPGGGPGEAGDRLGDRDRDHALEPADQRGGRDLHDGQAIRPAGGKSDLPTPVEDHPAAHPGRLRDHRLPDDCGIAEAAARTHAGAPADHQQADLHARAEGRTVQGGYVPRRMDESAEPGSLARRSDGGALADDGVTPEYGDSQADSRRDSVFDHSDPGDRGRAVASHPDPDHSRGVANDSLWKRIPPVSPDELRHHLADKLFGEQRARDNATWWRQLSGEQQRALIDSYPREIGNAEGIPAWARSEANQHELSRLRDELRSRADAGERLSRREAKELRRYDGLRAALKDARVKAARLGGDVHVLAFDPRAFGGDGRMVVSVGHDPSHADAVSWHVPGYTTTIDKIGLNLDNALNHLESVLRQDPAARVASIAWIGYDSPQGMFKGVWDVMHTKLASTGGEILHGDLAAFNAGRDAFAGDGSAFCSNDVFGHSYGSTTTSFAARGGGLTTHVRSVTLLGSPGAGPLRHASEFGVGDQVFVASSSRDFVTTFGGRTFHPGGGWLFGRLGMDPAMQAFGATRVTAEFPHYLDLLGADGTTATHTAYYWFDPRLPETPTESLANFGRIGAGGFDRVHIEGNRFEGSGLRPTEPALSRPLENHPDDPAQLRRRMWDPPWHSEGGDHRVPQPEGDGGTTDDRRCAHGVNEFLAHRYGRDVPALGEPGPSGVPARKLFQTWGAESRFASYAEVHDTLLRHGDGASAVLASQWAAGPRQGGHAYVAVNEGGTVHLYERVGDRYEPLGWPPLWGERAVQATAVGYLDRKGNALDPLDGRPGQLEAADAVGDVAGELPHGSPLTDEQRDAILSIPKGERPDPAQYLPAEFIEQHLARFDDGASRYMVLDNLNAFGIGQRDGTTFVFPSSELDSLTATTENDLRLLEQALGLPANYFDAYEIVRVDISEPATYGLRMPSGNEAGANNQWLPGGFLPKGMPEAVIDGGAVSPDDYTVTRVSGRAERRE
- a CDS encoding ESX secretion-associated protein EspG, translated to MKHVALNRVGSIDLVDLQAISDSTGRDFLPFPFAQLRPTRFASFQEYASHAAAAPERLRHGDLRDFHLWFTTYLNADIRVESVVSIVGAPRGRILAHRCGQSGFIAAQRSEDHVIDIYAVPPFDLGPAITSALALTGPGRHPKIVIPEFVRTKSRGDDSREVSVRSTEASSDALSVPRSKVLRYTRIQSRWQPARDWGFDRSKDVLVYVAIGDDGDYIYSPKFVYLTPMTAGNLSERIDQLIADDIARLRAQRKP